A part of Miscanthus floridulus cultivar M001 chromosome 6, ASM1932011v1, whole genome shotgun sequence genomic DNA contains:
- the LOC136457591 gene encoding MAR-binding filament-like protein 1 isoform X1: MGYLVLSPSPSPSPPHAFQYASSSSGATTCRRRARRGGVFVVASAASPLDGGPSPAAAAAADAYTLARRVVLLGASAIPFVSLREAAAAPTPVDLVKVYGVSLFEGFVRRKGIDSPRVNHEAENCYETFKIGRNSIICRPKEDKIDETKNVPQFEGTKGIAKPENTQGTQVEATTPEARQRESSLQLVQEQSPENPLVDFLGTVGVAASGVLGGLYGTSLQEKKALQSIISSTESKLAENEAALSLMRENYEKRLLQQQAAQKKQSMKFQEQEVSLSGQLASATKTLTSLSEEFRKEKKLAEELRDEIQRLESSIRQAGIDKDMLKTKLEEKLGEINVLQEKISLLSQEIDDKEKHIRELCASLSSKEVDYQKLTAFTNETKRSLELANSRVQQLEEELNTTKNALASKISSIDSLNAKLETLNSEKEEADKQINELIQEYTDLKAASETRANHDSKLLSERDDEIKQLEEKLSVALTDSSKDQETIVELNKELDATKMMLENELKAMEALKDSIRSSEEALKTSRSEVSKLSKELEEANELNEDLVSQISKLQEESNAMQVDLTNKLGEAESLSKALSEDLASVKEMVQKGQDELEATSDELASIVEARDNLKKELLDVYKNLESTTHELVEERKIVTTLNRELEVLVKQLQVDSEARKALEADLDEATKSLDEMNNSALLLSKELESTHSRNDTLEAEKEMLSKALAEQTKITTEAKENTEDAQSLITRLQTDKESFELRSRHLEEELALAKGEILRLRRQISTNSSQKPRAPPRPRGPPETNETLKEQPVNDHNQKSSGVVAGTPQPVKRTVRRRKGGA; the protein is encoded by the exons ATGGGCTACCTCGTCCTCTCGCCGTCACCGTCGCCGTCTCCGCCGCACGCCTTCCAAtacgcctcctcctcctcgggcgCCACCACCTGCCGTCGCCGCGCGCGGCGAGGCGGGGTCTTCGTCGTTGCGTCGGCCGCCTCGCCGCTCGATGGCGGTCCTtctcccgcggcggcggcggccgccgatgCCTACACGCTGGCGCGGCGGGTGGTGCTCCTCGGCGCCTCGGCCATACCGTTCGTCAGCCTCCGTGAAGCTGCTGCCGCGCCCACGCCCGTGGACCTCGTGAAGG TTTATGGTGTGTCATTATTCGAAGGGTTTGTTAGAAGAAAGGGGATTGATTCCCCAAGGGTAAATCATGAAGCTGAGAATTGCTACGAAACTTTCAAGATTGGACGTAATTCCATCATCTGTAGACCTAAGGAGGATAAGATTGATG AGACAAAGAATGTCCCTCAATTTGAAGGGACAAAGGGTATTGCAAAACCTGAAAACACTCAAGGAACTCAGGTTGAAGCTACTACTCCTGAAGCTCGTCAGCGTGAATCATCCTTACAGTTGGTGCAAGAACAATCTCCAGAGAATCCACTGGTTGACTTTCTTGGCACAGTTGGAGTTGCTGCCTCCGGTGTTCTTGGTGGGCTGTACGGCACTTCTCTACAAGAAAAAAAGGCCCTGCAATCAATTATCTCCTCA ACGGAGAGCAAATTGGCTGAAAATGAGGCAGCACTTTCTTTGATGAGGGAAAACTATGAGAAACGGTTACTGCAGCAGCAAGCAGCACAAAAGAAGCAATCTATGAAATTCCAGGAGCAGGAAGTTTCTCTTTCAGGTCAGTTGGCTTCAGCAACAAAGACTTTGACATCACTGAGTGAAGAATTCAGAAAGGAGAAGAAATTAGCTGAGGAACTTAGGGATGAAATACAGAGATTAGAGAGTAGTATCAGACAAGCTGGCATTGATAAGGATATGCTTAAAACTAAATTGGAAGAAAAGCTTGGTGAGATTAATGTTTTGCAGGAAAAGATAAGTTTACTCAGCCAAGAAATTGATGATAAGGAGAAGCACATCAGGGAACTATGTGCATCACTTTCCTCGAAGGAAGTAGACTACCAAAAGCTGACCGCTTTCACAAATGAAACTAAAAGGAGCCTTGAGCTTGCAAATTCTAGAGTACAACAACTTGAGGAAGAGCTCAATACAACTAAGAATGCTCTCGCTTCTAAGATATCTTCTATTGATTCACTCAATGCTAAACTTGAAACGTTGAACTctgaaaaagaagaagctgacaAACAAATTAACGAGTTAATACAAGAGTATACAGACCTGAAGGCTGCTTCAGAGACAAGGGCAAACCATGATTCCAAACTACTATCAGAAAGAGATGATGAGATAAAACAGCTTGAAGAAAAACTGTCTGTTGCATTAACTGACTCTAGCAAAGATCAAGAAACAATTGTTGAGTTGAACAAGGAGTTGGATGCTACCAAAATGATGCTAGAGAATGAACTTAAGGCCATGGAAGCTTTAAAAGATTCAATTCGATCATCTGAAGAGGCTCTAAAGACTTCCAGAAGTGAGGTTTCCAAACTTTCCAAGGAGCTTGAGGAGGCAAATGAATTGAATGAGGACCTGGTATCACAAATTTCTAAACTCCAAGAGGAGTCCAATGCGATGCAAGTAGATCTCACTAATAAACTAGGAGAGGCAGAATCATTATCCAAAGCTCTGTCAGAAGATTTGGCTTCTGTAAAGGAAATGGTTCAAAAGGGGCAAGACGAACTTGAAGCCACCTCTGATGAGCTGGCATCTATTGTTGAAGCTCGTGACAACTTGAAGAAAGAATTGCTGGATGTGTACAAGAATTTGGAGTCCACCACACATGAGCTTGTTGAGGAAAGAAAAATTGTGACAACCTTGAATAGGGAACTTGAAGTCTTGGTGAAACAGTTGCAGGTAGATTCTGAAGCAAGAAAAGCTCTCGAAGCAGACCTGGATGAGGCAACAAAGTCGCTAGATGAGATGAACAATAGTGCGTTGTTACTGTCTAAAGAACTTGAGAGCACTCATTCTAGGAATGACACTCTTGAAGCTGAGAAAGAAATGCTATCCAAGGCTCTAGCTGAACAAACGAAAATCACAACTGAAGCTAAGGAAAACACTGAGGATGCTCAGAGTCTGATCACAAGGCTTCAGACGGACAAGGAGAGCTTTGAATTGAGGTCCAGACATCTTGAAGAGGAATTGGCGTTAGCAAAGGGTGAGATACTGCGCCTAAGGAGGCAGATTAGTACAAACAGTTCTCAGAAACCAAGAGCACCTCCCCGACCAAGAGGACCCCCAGAGACTAATGAAACTCTGAAGGAGCAACCTGTGAATGATCATAATCAGAAGAGCAGTGGAGTTGTTGCTGGAACTCCGCAGCCTGTGAAAAGGACTGTAAGGAGAAGAAAAGGTGGCGCATAG
- the LOC136457591 gene encoding MAR-binding filament-like protein 1 isoform X2, producing the protein MGYLVLSPSPSPSPPHAFQYASSSSGATTCRRRARRGGVFVVASAASPLDGGPSPAAAAAADAYTLARRVVLLGASAIPFVSLREAAAAPTPVDLVKETKNVPQFEGTKGIAKPENTQGTQVEATTPEARQRESSLQLVQEQSPENPLVDFLGTVGVAASGVLGGLYGTSLQEKKALQSIISSTESKLAENEAALSLMRENYEKRLLQQQAAQKKQSMKFQEQEVSLSGQLASATKTLTSLSEEFRKEKKLAEELRDEIQRLESSIRQAGIDKDMLKTKLEEKLGEINVLQEKISLLSQEIDDKEKHIRELCASLSSKEVDYQKLTAFTNETKRSLELANSRVQQLEEELNTTKNALASKISSIDSLNAKLETLNSEKEEADKQINELIQEYTDLKAASETRANHDSKLLSERDDEIKQLEEKLSVALTDSSKDQETIVELNKELDATKMMLENELKAMEALKDSIRSSEEALKTSRSEVSKLSKELEEANELNEDLVSQISKLQEESNAMQVDLTNKLGEAESLSKALSEDLASVKEMVQKGQDELEATSDELASIVEARDNLKKELLDVYKNLESTTHELVEERKIVTTLNRELEVLVKQLQVDSEARKALEADLDEATKSLDEMNNSALLLSKELESTHSRNDTLEAEKEMLSKALAEQTKITTEAKENTEDAQSLITRLQTDKESFELRSRHLEEELALAKGEILRLRRQISTNSSQKPRAPPRPRGPPETNETLKEQPVNDHNQKSSGVVAGTPQPVKRTVRRRKGGA; encoded by the exons ATGGGCTACCTCGTCCTCTCGCCGTCACCGTCGCCGTCTCCGCCGCACGCCTTCCAAtacgcctcctcctcctcgggcgCCACCACCTGCCGTCGCCGCGCGCGGCGAGGCGGGGTCTTCGTCGTTGCGTCGGCCGCCTCGCCGCTCGATGGCGGTCCTtctcccgcggcggcggcggccgccgatgCCTACACGCTGGCGCGGCGGGTGGTGCTCCTCGGCGCCTCGGCCATACCGTTCGTCAGCCTCCGTGAAGCTGCTGCCGCGCCCACGCCCGTGGACCTCGTGAAGG AGACAAAGAATGTCCCTCAATTTGAAGGGACAAAGGGTATTGCAAAACCTGAAAACACTCAAGGAACTCAGGTTGAAGCTACTACTCCTGAAGCTCGTCAGCGTGAATCATCCTTACAGTTGGTGCAAGAACAATCTCCAGAGAATCCACTGGTTGACTTTCTTGGCACAGTTGGAGTTGCTGCCTCCGGTGTTCTTGGTGGGCTGTACGGCACTTCTCTACAAGAAAAAAAGGCCCTGCAATCAATTATCTCCTCA ACGGAGAGCAAATTGGCTGAAAATGAGGCAGCACTTTCTTTGATGAGGGAAAACTATGAGAAACGGTTACTGCAGCAGCAAGCAGCACAAAAGAAGCAATCTATGAAATTCCAGGAGCAGGAAGTTTCTCTTTCAGGTCAGTTGGCTTCAGCAACAAAGACTTTGACATCACTGAGTGAAGAATTCAGAAAGGAGAAGAAATTAGCTGAGGAACTTAGGGATGAAATACAGAGATTAGAGAGTAGTATCAGACAAGCTGGCATTGATAAGGATATGCTTAAAACTAAATTGGAAGAAAAGCTTGGTGAGATTAATGTTTTGCAGGAAAAGATAAGTTTACTCAGCCAAGAAATTGATGATAAGGAGAAGCACATCAGGGAACTATGTGCATCACTTTCCTCGAAGGAAGTAGACTACCAAAAGCTGACCGCTTTCACAAATGAAACTAAAAGGAGCCTTGAGCTTGCAAATTCTAGAGTACAACAACTTGAGGAAGAGCTCAATACAACTAAGAATGCTCTCGCTTCTAAGATATCTTCTATTGATTCACTCAATGCTAAACTTGAAACGTTGAACTctgaaaaagaagaagctgacaAACAAATTAACGAGTTAATACAAGAGTATACAGACCTGAAGGCTGCTTCAGAGACAAGGGCAAACCATGATTCCAAACTACTATCAGAAAGAGATGATGAGATAAAACAGCTTGAAGAAAAACTGTCTGTTGCATTAACTGACTCTAGCAAAGATCAAGAAACAATTGTTGAGTTGAACAAGGAGTTGGATGCTACCAAAATGATGCTAGAGAATGAACTTAAGGCCATGGAAGCTTTAAAAGATTCAATTCGATCATCTGAAGAGGCTCTAAAGACTTCCAGAAGTGAGGTTTCCAAACTTTCCAAGGAGCTTGAGGAGGCAAATGAATTGAATGAGGACCTGGTATCACAAATTTCTAAACTCCAAGAGGAGTCCAATGCGATGCAAGTAGATCTCACTAATAAACTAGGAGAGGCAGAATCATTATCCAAAGCTCTGTCAGAAGATTTGGCTTCTGTAAAGGAAATGGTTCAAAAGGGGCAAGACGAACTTGAAGCCACCTCTGATGAGCTGGCATCTATTGTTGAAGCTCGTGACAACTTGAAGAAAGAATTGCTGGATGTGTACAAGAATTTGGAGTCCACCACACATGAGCTTGTTGAGGAAAGAAAAATTGTGACAACCTTGAATAGGGAACTTGAAGTCTTGGTGAAACAGTTGCAGGTAGATTCTGAAGCAAGAAAAGCTCTCGAAGCAGACCTGGATGAGGCAACAAAGTCGCTAGATGAGATGAACAATAGTGCGTTGTTACTGTCTAAAGAACTTGAGAGCACTCATTCTAGGAATGACACTCTTGAAGCTGAGAAAGAAATGCTATCCAAGGCTCTAGCTGAACAAACGAAAATCACAACTGAAGCTAAGGAAAACACTGAGGATGCTCAGAGTCTGATCACAAGGCTTCAGACGGACAAGGAGAGCTTTGAATTGAGGTCCAGACATCTTGAAGAGGAATTGGCGTTAGCAAAGGGTGAGATACTGCGCCTAAGGAGGCAGATTAGTACAAACAGTTCTCAGAAACCAAGAGCACCTCCCCGACCAAGAGGACCCCCAGAGACTAATGAAACTCTGAAGGAGCAACCTGTGAATGATCATAATCAGAAGAGCAGTGGAGTTGTTGCTGGAACTCCGCAGCCTGTGAAAAGGACTGTAAGGAGAAGAAAAGGTGGCGCATAG